A window from Engraulis encrasicolus isolate BLACKSEA-1 chromosome 11, IST_EnEncr_1.0, whole genome shotgun sequence encodes these proteins:
- the LOC134457759 gene encoding uncharacterized protein LOC134457759 — protein sequence MTACSRLSACSSLAPSYCSSLGSEAFTSARSELSPPPCTSPALSLCSLASEDFVSAPPRPNSPALVRTEVDPASVEAAAAMDNPKIIQRAQSTNSYLALITLSTLQSIDTHKGLHQAPGTSSPERTEMGLASAEAAAAMGNPRMSRRAHSTNSKYLALITLSTLQDINTHKVKECRGDRGEQEKQEEASDKRNDVEMKKEAKKKGGKMKRLRRAVRRACAIFSGCWRRRMMMKTTKMKVMKMMMKTEMTTPQTGQPDSQLREQWWDVTPCSAGLACPSGGGPEWLSAGFGGGSNCSSSWTMDFILQPLCKVQQGGNRNVVRAHMPPECHTQLMWQLGEPLCARPCC from the exons ATGACCGCGTGTAGTCGACTGTCTGCATGCTCCTCCCTGGCTCCATCCTATTGCAGCTCCTTGGGGTCCGAGGCCTTCACGTCCGCCCGAAGTGAGCTGTCTCCTCCGCCCTGCACCTCCCCGGCTCTCTCGCTGTGCAGCTTGGCGTCTGAGGACTTTGTGTCCGCTCCTCCACGACCCAACTCCCCTGCACTGGTGAGGACAGAGGTGGACCCAGCTTCTGTGGAGGCAGCTGCTGCCATGGATAACCCAAAGATAATACAGAGAGCTCAATCCACCAACTCCTACCTGGCTCTAATCACGCTCAGCACCCTGCAGTCCATCGACACCCACAAG ggtcttcatcaggcacctGGCACGAGCAGCCCTGAGAGGACAGAGATGGGTCTCGCTTCTGCAGAGGCAGCTGCTGCCATGGGAAACCCAAGGATGAGCCGGAGAGCACATTCCACCAACTCCAAATACCTGGCTCTAATCACACTCAGTACCCTGCAGGACATCAACACCCACAAG GTCAAAGAGTGCAGAGGTGATAGAGGTGAGCAGGAAAAGCAGGAGGAAGCGAGTGATAAGAGAAATGACGTGGAGATGAAGAAGGAGGCcaagaagaagggaggaaagatGAAGAGGTTGAGACGGGCAGTGAGGAGGGCCTGTGCTATCTTCAGTggctgctggaggaggaga atgatgatgaagacgacGAAAATGaaggtgatgaagatgatgatgaagacagaGATGACGACTCCGCAGACTGGACAGCCGGACAGTCAGCTAAGAGAACAGTGGTGGGACGTGACACCGTGCTCTGCTGGGCTGGCATGTCCTTCTGGTGGTGGACCTGAGTGGCTCTCTGCTGGCTTTGGGGGAGGGTCCAACTGCTCGTCCAGCTGGACCATGGACTTCATACTCCAACCACTCTGCAAAGTCCAACAGGGTGGGAACAGAAACGTGGTGAGGGCCCACATGCCACCTGAATGCCACACGCAACTCATGTGGCAGCTTGGGGAGCCCTTGTGTGCCCGCCCATGTTGTTGA